A region of Thermococcus argininiproducens DNA encodes the following proteins:
- the pyrH gene encoding UMP kinase, whose product MRIVFDIGGSVLVPDKPDVKFIDEIAYQLTKISEDHEIAVVVGGGKVAREYIQAAKTFTPNETFKDYIGIHITRANAMLLIAALREKAYPFVVSDFRKAWEVMQLKKIPIMGGTHPGHTTDAVAALLAEYLQADLLVVITNVDGVYDSDPKKNPNAKKLERISTEKLVEIAMQSETKAGGSGVVDALAAKFIQRGKIRTLIIGKEDARTLFDAIKGKHKGTLVEP is encoded by the coding sequence ATGAGAATAGTATTTGATATAGGAGGATCTGTTCTAGTTCCAGATAAGCCAGATGTCAAGTTTATAGACGAAATTGCCTACCAGTTAACAAAAATCAGTGAAGATCATGAAATTGCAGTTGTTGTTGGAGGAGGAAAAGTCGCAAGAGAATATATTCAGGCAGCAAAGACTTTTACTCCGAATGAAACCTTCAAGGATTATATTGGAATCCATATAACAAGAGCCAATGCAATGCTTCTAATAGCCGCACTTAGAGAGAAGGCGTATCCTTTCGTAGTAAGTGACTTCAGAAAAGCCTGGGAAGTCATGCAACTGAAAAAAATCCCGATAATGGGAGGAACTCATCCTGGGCATACCACTGATGCTGTAGCAGCACTTTTGGCAGAGTATCTCCAAGCCGACCTACTTGTGGTCATTACAAATGTGGATGGAGTTTACGACAGCGACCCCAAGAAAAATCCAAATGCAAAGAAATTAGAAAGGATATCAACTGAAAAACTAGTAGAAATAGCCATGCAAAGTGAGACTAAAGCTGGTGGGAGCGGGGTTGTTGATGCCCTTGCAGCAAAGTTTATCCAGAGAGGAAAGATAAGAACCCTTATCATTGGCAAAGAAGATGCAAGGACTTTATTCGATGCAATAAAAGGAAAGCATAAAGGCACATTAGTTGAACCTTAA
- the rlmD gene encoding 23S rRNA (uracil(1939)-C(5))-methyltransferase RlmD, producing MKGRGYITQISFDGYGVLDLQKPVHVPFTVIGDLVEVRKTFRRFGRYIAREFEIIEESHLRQRPRCSHFERCGGCFWQHIKYQEQLNLKNELFRKATGIEAPIKGSPKIWGFRNISNFIVSTRGIGFKQRESQNVVEVKECPIFSNKTSKFLLTLKKFMKEERLMPWDSKQKFGEIHYLSVREGKFTGDIMVNMIAHIKEVPSSFIDYFDFAGSIYWSFKDDSKDDPRGTPVLVGGSPYIREKIGDVMYLIHPNSFFQTNSYATRLLLKAVWDFIEGESVFDLYAGVGTFGIYLAKRGLRVEGIEINSLAVEIANKNAEINGVDARFSVGDVKDVEIGDYDTVIVDPPRKGLKEAVKLIAKSKVNNLIYISCNPQAFVRDYKHLRETYEIEDAVLIDMFPHTSHIEAVIKLKLK from the coding sequence ATGAAAGGGCGAGGATATATAACGCAAATAAGTTTTGATGGATACGGAGTATTGGATCTTCAAAAACCGGTCCATGTACCTTTTACTGTAATTGGTGATTTAGTGGAAGTTAGAAAAACATTCAGACGATTCGGGAGATACATAGCTAGAGAGTTTGAAATCATTGAAGAATCGCATCTAAGACAGAGACCGCGATGTTCTCATTTTGAAAGATGTGGAGGTTGTTTTTGGCAGCATATAAAATATCAAGAGCAACTTAATCTAAAAAATGAGCTTTTTAGGAAGGCCACTGGAATAGAAGCTCCAATAAAAGGATCACCGAAAATCTGGGGTTTTAGAAATATTAGCAACTTTATAGTTTCTACTAGAGGAATTGGATTTAAACAGAGGGAATCCCAGAATGTTGTAGAGGTGAAGGAATGTCCTATTTTCTCGAACAAAACGTCGAAATTCTTGCTTACATTGAAGAAGTTCATGAAAGAGGAAAGACTCATGCCATGGGATTCAAAGCAAAAATTTGGTGAGATACACTATCTTTCCGTTAGAGAAGGGAAATTCACAGGAGACATTATGGTAAATATGATTGCCCACATCAAAGAAGTGCCTTCAAGTTTTATCGATTACTTCGATTTTGCGGGCTCCATTTATTGGAGTTTTAAAGATGATAGTAAGGACGATCCTAGGGGCACCCCGGTCCTTGTAGGTGGCTCTCCCTACATAAGAGAAAAAATTGGGGATGTTATGTATCTAATCCACCCTAATAGCTTTTTCCAGACAAACTCCTATGCTACTCGTCTTCTTTTGAAAGCAGTATGGGATTTCATAGAAGGCGAAAGCGTATTTGATCTCTATGCTGGCGTGGGCACTTTTGGAATCTACCTAGCAAAAAGAGGCCTTAGAGTTGAAGGGATTGAAATAAATTCACTTGCAGTTGAGATAGCAAACAAAAATGCCGAAATTAATGGGGTAGATGCTAGGTTTTCAGTAGGAGATGTGAAGGATGTTGAAATAGGAGATTATGATACTGTCATTGTGGATCCTCCTCGAAAAGGGTTAAAAGAAGCAGTTAAGCTGATAGCAAAAAGCAAAGTAAATAATCTAATTTACATCTCTTGCAATCCACAGGCGTTTGTGAGAGATTATAAACATTTAAGAGAAACTTATGAAATTGAGGATGCGGTCTTGATTGATATGTTCCCTCATACTTCTCATATTGAAGCTGTTATAAAACTTAAGTTGAAGTAA
- a CDS encoding ribbon-helix-helix domain-containing protein: MAKMKIISVQLPQGLINALDSLVRRGVYPNRSEAIREAIRELVKKELYVTESEERRIPEYVVK; encoded by the coding sequence ATGGCCAAAATGAAAATCATCAGTGTACAACTACCACAAGGACTCATAAATGCCCTTGACAGTTTAGTTAGGAGAGGAGTCTACCCTAACAGAAGTGAAGCAATTCGAGAGGCTATCAGAGAACTAGTAAAAAAAGAACTCTACGTCACTGAGTCAGAAGAAAGGAGAATACCAGAATACGTGGTCAAATAA
- the malP gene encoding maltodextrin phosphorylase yields the protein MESVINQIKSKLPENLEGLLELAYNYWWSWNRRATKMWEKINPEHWKEHKNPVKLLLDTPEERLNELSKDDDFMNLYELVIDQFRHYMNPESTWCSTNYPKWEEPIIYLCMEYGISKSLPIYSGGLGILAGDHVKTASDLGLPFIAVGLLYKHGYFKQEIDKEGNQIEVFPEYDPKEMPIIPITNEEGQPLLIEVPIEDRIVYARAFEVNVGRVKLYLLDTDVSENSNDDRAICDYLYNAEIDKRIKQEILLGIGGMRLLQALGIKPAVIHLNEGHPSFANFQRIAWYMEEGLSFLEALTLTRSTTIFTTHTPVPAGHDRFPIKEVEKRLSKFFEQLPKEDFLNLGREGDQFNMTLLSIRTSSYVNAVSKLHTKVTKEMWKDLWKGVPLDEIPVKGITNGVHTKTWLHNEIKKLIDRYIGRVWRDYAELEGLWYAIESIPDEELWEAHIRAKKEFIELIKRKIKERNKRLGIDEPIPDIDENALIIGFARRFATYKRATLILSDLERLKKILNDPEKPVYIIFGGKAHPMDKAGKEFLKRVYEISQMPEFKNKIIIFENYDMGSARAMVAGVDVWLNNPRRPLEASGTSGMKAGLNGVLNLSIYDGWWVEGYNGKNGWVIGEESVEAESEADDIRDAESLYELLENEVIPTYYGNRTRWIYMMKESIKSIAPKFSTHRMLKEYMNNFYSKALANYILLHRDNFKATREIASWKAKIFSSWENVSIEKVITHDATGVEVVVDLNGLNPEDVKVEIYYGVKAEGYAIEKAYVIELKHPQNLGGTKWLYRYEGNALRNLGHPCWHYAVRIYPSHDKLPHKFLLGLVKWKGFFEF from the coding sequence ATGGAGAGCGTTATCAATCAAATTAAATCCAAACTCCCAGAGAATCTTGAAGGGCTTTTAGAACTTGCGTACAACTATTGGTGGAGCTGGAACAGACGTGCTACAAAAATGTGGGAAAAAATAAACCCAGAACACTGGAAAGAGCATAAAAACCCTGTCAAACTTCTCCTTGACACCCCTGAAGAAAGACTAAATGAGCTCTCCAAAGATGATGACTTTATGAACCTATACGAGCTTGTTATTGATCAATTCAGACATTATATGAATCCGGAGAGTACTTGGTGCTCAACAAATTACCCCAAATGGGAAGAGCCAATAATATATCTCTGTATGGAATACGGTATAAGCAAAAGTCTTCCCATTTATTCAGGTGGACTTGGAATACTAGCTGGAGATCACGTGAAAACGGCCAGTGACCTCGGACTTCCTTTTATTGCTGTTGGCCTTCTTTACAAACATGGTTATTTTAAACAAGAAATAGATAAAGAAGGGAATCAAATAGAAGTTTTTCCTGAATACGATCCCAAAGAGATGCCGATTATCCCAATAACAAATGAAGAAGGACAACCTCTTCTTATAGAGGTGCCAATTGAAGACAGAATAGTTTATGCAAGAGCATTCGAAGTTAATGTAGGAAGAGTAAAACTCTATCTTCTGGATACTGATGTTTCTGAGAACTCGAATGATGATAGAGCAATATGTGATTATCTTTACAACGCTGAAATTGACAAGAGAATAAAACAGGAAATCCTCCTTGGAATCGGTGGAATGAGGCTTTTACAAGCATTAGGGATTAAGCCTGCAGTAATTCACCTTAATGAGGGGCATCCATCATTCGCAAACTTCCAAAGAATAGCCTGGTACATGGAAGAAGGCCTAAGCTTTTTGGAGGCCTTGACTCTGACCAGAAGCACAACAATATTCACAACTCATACTCCCGTCCCAGCAGGCCACGATAGATTTCCAATAAAGGAAGTAGAAAAGAGACTTTCCAAGTTCTTTGAACAGTTGCCTAAAGAAGATTTCCTTAATCTAGGCCGTGAAGGAGACCAGTTCAACATGACTCTTTTATCAATAAGAACGTCAAGTTACGTAAACGCCGTCAGTAAACTTCACACAAAAGTTACTAAAGAGATGTGGAAAGATCTTTGGAAAGGTGTCCCCCTTGATGAGATACCAGTAAAAGGCATCACAAATGGTGTCCACACAAAGACATGGCTTCATAATGAAATAAAAAAGCTTATTGATCGTTACATTGGTAGAGTGTGGAGAGACTATGCAGAACTTGAAGGCCTGTGGTATGCCATAGAAAGTATTCCCGATGAAGAACTATGGGAAGCCCATATAAGAGCCAAAAAAGAGTTCATAGAGCTTATCAAGAGAAAAATAAAAGAACGGAATAAACGTCTAGGAATCGATGAACCCATCCCAGATATAGATGAAAATGCTCTTATAATCGGTTTTGCAAGGCGTTTTGCGACTTATAAACGAGCAACTTTAATTTTGAGTGACTTAGAACGACTTAAAAAGATATTAAATGATCCAGAGAAACCCGTGTACATAATTTTTGGAGGAAAGGCTCATCCAATGGATAAAGCAGGTAAAGAATTTCTAAAGAGAGTTTACGAGATCTCACAAATGCCCGAATTCAAAAACAAGATAATAATCTTCGAAAACTATGATATGGGATCTGCTAGAGCAATGGTAGCAGGAGTTGATGTATGGTTAAACAATCCAAGAAGACCTCTAGAAGCCAGTGGGACAAGTGGTATGAAGGCTGGTCTCAATGGAGTATTGAATTTAAGCATTTATGATGGATGGTGGGTAGAAGGATACAATGGCAAAAACGGTTGGGTTATAGGAGAAGAAAGTGTTGAAGCAGAGAGTGAAGCAGATGATATAAGAGACGCAGAAAGTCTTTATGAGCTCCTTGAAAATGAGGTAATTCCCACATATTATGGAAATAGAACTCGTTGGATATATATGATGAAGGAAAGCATAAAGAGCATTGCCCCCAAGTTCAGTACACACAGAATGTTAAAGGAATACATGAACAACTTCTACTCAAAGGCACTAGCAAATTACATTCTCCTCCATAGAGACAACTTTAAAGCAACTAGAGAGATAGCAAGCTGGAAAGCAAAAATCTTCAGCTCATGGGAGAACGTTAGTATAGAAAAGGTTATAACTCATGATGCTACTGGTGTTGAAGTTGTAGTCGACCTAAATGGTCTTAATCCAGAAGACGTAAAAGTGGAGATCTATTATGGAGTCAAAGCAGAAGGTTATGCAATAGAGAAAGCATATGTGATAGAACTCAAACATCCACAAAATCTTGGAGGTACAAAATGGCTCTATCGCTACGAAGGGAATGCCCTCAGAAATTTGGGCCATCCATGCTGGCACTATGCAGTGAGAATATACCCCTCACATGACAAATTGCCCCACAAGTTTTTGCTTGGTCTTGTTAAATGGAAAGGCTTTTTTGAATTCTAA
- the cgi121 gene encoding KEOPS complex subunit Cgi121, producing MKVLRYDNKRIVIAKILIENITSIFEILPNNVQILNIKCWEQVAFATILALRSFERGTNKAKTVKGEILLRASGTLQIKDAISQVGAKEGENFLVAIGEHAEEDLRDIVIKTSAKELPIVDCEEEKVKELFERAALVDVL from the coding sequence ATGAAAGTGCTGAGATACGATAACAAGAGGATTGTAATTGCAAAAATTCTGATTGAAAATATTACCTCGATTTTTGAAATACTTCCCAATAATGTTCAAATATTGAATATTAAATGTTGGGAACAAGTAGCATTTGCTACAATATTAGCACTAAGATCCTTTGAAAGAGGCACAAACAAAGCCAAGACAGTTAAGGGGGAGATTCTCCTGAGAGCAAGTGGAACACTTCAGATAAAAGATGCCATATCACAAGTTGGAGCGAAAGAAGGAGAAAATTTCCTTGTGGCTATTGGGGAACATGCAGAAGAGGATTTGAGGGATATAGTTATAAAAACATCTGCAAAGGAACTCCCGATTGTAGATTGTGAGGAAGAAAAAGTAAAAGAGCTTTTCGAGCGCGCTGCTTTGGTGGATGTGCTCTAA
- a CDS encoding sodium-dependent transporter, with the protein MVRETWGSRVGFVAAAVGSAVGLGNIWMFPMRTGLYGGAAFLIPYLILLFAVGVVGLTVEWTLGRATKGGPIEAFAKALPGGKYLGLLVNVIMIMIFAFYSLVLGWILRYFIASLTGELAGVNPGAFFDTLAFSKEAILWQFIVIAITVGIVAMGVQKGIERANKIMMPALFVLLIILTIRSITLPNAYEGLKFYLLPDWSKVMSGKTWMIALSQMFFSLSVLGTTMVVYGSYLKESDDIPLSAIATAFGDTAVAVTAGFLIFPAVFSFGLEPTAGPGLIFVTLPMVFQKMPGGILFGALFFLLLIFAGLSSTVSMLEVYVDSAITKLNLNRRNASILLGLLTFIVGAPSALNPSYFEWLINISTVYIGPLGALIAALALIRLGVEKAYEEVRKSALIEIPGIWKPWVKYLYPIVIVVIYISQFILG; encoded by the coding sequence GTGGTTAGAGAAACTTGGGGAAGTAGAGTAGGGTTTGTTGCAGCAGCTGTAGGAAGTGCAGTAGGCTTAGGAAACATCTGGATGTTTCCCATGCGAACTGGCCTCTACGGTGGAGCGGCCTTCTTGATACCGTATCTTATTTTATTGTTTGCTGTTGGAGTGGTTGGACTTACAGTAGAGTGGACTCTCGGAAGAGCAACAAAAGGAGGACCAATAGAAGCATTCGCAAAAGCATTACCTGGCGGAAAATACCTTGGATTGCTAGTAAACGTGATAATGATAATGATATTTGCATTCTATTCCCTAGTACTTGGCTGGATACTCCGGTATTTTATAGCCTCACTTACTGGAGAGCTAGCGGGGGTTAATCCAGGAGCGTTCTTTGATACTTTAGCCTTCAGTAAAGAAGCAATATTATGGCAGTTTATTGTAATAGCGATAACAGTAGGCATAGTTGCTATGGGAGTTCAGAAAGGTATTGAACGGGCCAACAAGATAATGATGCCTGCATTGTTTGTGCTCCTTATTATACTGACGATAAGAAGTATTACTCTACCTAATGCTTATGAAGGGCTTAAATTTTACCTATTACCTGACTGGAGCAAAGTTATGAGTGGAAAGACATGGATGATAGCTCTATCACAAATGTTCTTCTCATTGAGTGTCCTTGGAACTACAATGGTAGTCTATGGAAGCTACCTAAAGGAAAGTGATGACATACCTCTCTCGGCAATAGCAACAGCCTTTGGAGATACAGCTGTGGCTGTCACAGCTGGTTTCTTAATATTCCCAGCAGTGTTTTCATTTGGGCTTGAACCAACAGCAGGACCAGGACTAATTTTTGTCACACTTCCCATGGTCTTCCAAAAAATGCCAGGAGGAATACTTTTTGGCGCATTGTTCTTCCTGTTGTTAATATTCGCTGGATTGTCATCAACAGTCTCAATGCTTGAGGTATACGTGGATTCAGCAATAACAAAGCTCAACTTGAACAGAAGAAACGCCTCAATTCTTCTAGGTCTCTTAACATTTATAGTGGGAGCCCCTTCGGCACTCAATCCTTCATACTTTGAATGGCTGATTAACATCTCAACCGTTTATATAGGGCCATTAGGAGCTCTTATAGCTGCTTTAGCATTGATAAGGCTCGGAGTAGAAAAAGCTTACGAGGAAGTCAGAAAAAGTGCACTCATAGAAATTCCAGGAATTTGGAAACCTTGGGTGAAATACCTGTACCCAATAGTGATAGTAGTGATATACATTTCACAGTTTATACTGGGGTGA
- a CDS encoding aminotransferase class I/II-fold pyridoxal phosphate-dependent enzyme, whose amino-acid sequence MRYRKHKYFVANRINLIQRSKIRELFERASKMENVISLGIGEPDFDTPQNIKDAAKRALDEGWTHYTPNAGVPELRNAISEYYADHHGIEIPVQNVLVTAGAYEATYLAFESLLEDGDEVIIPDPAFVCYAEDAKVAEAKAIRLPLREENDFQPDPDELLELITKKTRMIVLNYPNNPTGATLDEDIAKAIADIAQDYNIYILSDEPYEHFLYDGAKHIPMIKYAPDNTILANSFSKTFAMTGWRLGFTIAPEEIIRDMIKLHAYIIGNVASFVQIAGVAALREEASWKAVENMRKEYAKRRRLVLEKLKEVPYIKAFEPKGAFYVFANIRETGMKSEEFAEWLLDKAGVVVIPGTAFGPNGEGYIRISYATKQENLLEAISRMKKVLEGL is encoded by the coding sequence ATGCGTTATAGGAAGCATAAGTATTTTGTAGCAAATCGTATAAATCTAATTCAAAGGTCAAAGATTAGGGAGCTCTTTGAAAGGGCTTCGAAAATGGAAAATGTAATCTCTTTGGGGATAGGTGAACCTGATTTTGATACTCCTCAAAACATAAAAGATGCTGCAAAAAGAGCACTTGATGAAGGATGGACTCATTATACTCCCAATGCAGGAGTCCCAGAATTAAGGAATGCAATCTCAGAGTATTATGCTGATCATCATGGTATCGAGATCCCAGTTCAAAATGTTCTCGTAACTGCTGGGGCTTATGAAGCCACTTATCTGGCATTTGAGAGTCTATTAGAAGACGGAGATGAAGTAATAATTCCTGATCCAGCATTTGTGTGTTATGCTGAAGATGCAAAAGTAGCCGAGGCAAAAGCTATTAGATTGCCATTGAGAGAAGAAAATGATTTCCAACCAGACCCAGATGAGCTCCTCGAGCTGATTACTAAGAAAACAAGAATGATAGTTCTCAACTACCCAAACAACCCTACTGGAGCAACTCTAGATGAAGATATAGCTAAAGCCATTGCAGATATTGCTCAGGACTATAACATTTATATTCTTAGTGATGAACCGTATGAGCATTTCCTTTATGATGGGGCAAAGCATATACCAATGATAAAATATGCTCCAGATAACACAATACTCGCAAACAGCTTTTCAAAAACATTCGCCATGACTGGGTGGCGTTTGGGCTTTACAATTGCTCCTGAAGAGATCATCAGAGACATGATAAAGCTCCATGCTTATATCATTGGAAATGTTGCTTCATTTGTCCAGATTGCTGGTGTTGCTGCACTTAGGGAAGAAGCAAGCTGGAAGGCTGTAGAAAATATGAGAAAAGAATACGCAAAGAGACGGAGGCTTGTTCTAGAGAAGTTGAAAGAGGTTCCATACATAAAGGCGTTTGAGCCAAAGGGAGCATTTTATGTCTTTGCTAACATAAGGGAGACTGGAATGAAAAGTGAGGAGTTTGCGGAGTGGCTTTTAGATAAAGCTGGAGTAGTAGTAATTCCAGGAACAGCATTTGGGCCCAATGGTGAGGGATACATAAGAATAAGCTATGCCACAAAACAAGAAAACCTATTAGAGGCAATATCACGAATGAAAAAAGTTCTTGAAGGTCTTTGA
- a CDS encoding NAD(P)/FAD-dependent oxidoreductase — MKIVVIGSGTAGSNFALFARKIDRKAEIIVIGKEKTMQYSPCALPFTLSGKIPKLEDIVVFPTEFYEKQKIKLLLETEAKAIDRERKVVVTDKGEIPYDKLVLATGSKAFVPPIKGVESEGVFTLKTMDDVKQIQNYIKERNPKKALVIGAGLIGLEGAVAFREIGMDVIVVELLEHLLPTMLDKDMASIIQSHMEEKGIQFRFGAAVSEIIGNPVNAVRIGEEKIETDLVLVATGVRANTELAKQANLEVNKGIIVDEYLRTSDPDIYAIGDCAEVYDAVTGNRILSQLGTTAVRMAKVAAENIFGRNVKFKPVFNTAITELFDLEIGTFGITQERAKKEGIDVVIGKFKGSTKPEYYPGGKPITVKLMFRKKDKKLIGAQIVGGERVWGRIMALSLVAQKGASVEDVAYSETAYAPPISPTIDPITIAAEIALRKFK, encoded by the coding sequence ATGAAAATTGTTGTAATCGGTTCTGGTACGGCAGGTAGCAATTTCGCGCTTTTTGCAAGAAAAATAGACAGAAAAGCCGAGATAATCGTTATTGGAAAAGAAAAGACAATGCAATATTCTCCCTGTGCTTTGCCTTTTACATTAAGTGGTAAAATACCAAAGCTTGAGGACATTGTTGTGTTTCCCACCGAATTTTATGAAAAACAAAAGATAAAGCTACTGCTTGAGACTGAAGCAAAAGCTATAGACAGAGAAAGAAAAGTCGTAGTTACAGATAAAGGAGAAATACCATATGACAAGTTGGTTCTAGCCACTGGATCAAAAGCGTTTGTACCTCCAATAAAAGGAGTTGAAAGTGAGGGGGTCTTCACTTTAAAAACAATGGACGATGTAAAGCAAATTCAAAATTATATAAAAGAACGGAATCCTAAAAAAGCTTTAGTTATAGGAGCAGGCCTAATTGGACTCGAGGGTGCTGTTGCTTTTAGAGAAATCGGAATGGATGTCATTGTAGTAGAGCTTCTTGAGCATTTACTCCCCACCATGCTCGACAAGGATATGGCCTCCATTATCCAGTCACATATGGAAGAAAAAGGAATTCAATTTAGATTTGGTGCTGCGGTGAGTGAGATTATAGGAAACCCTGTAAATGCAGTAAGAATAGGGGAAGAAAAAATTGAGACCGATTTAGTCCTTGTGGCCACTGGAGTCAGGGCAAATACTGAATTAGCAAAGCAGGCGAATTTAGAGGTTAACAAAGGAATTATAGTGGACGAGTACCTCAGAACCAGTGACCCAGATATATACGCCATTGGAGATTGCGCGGAGGTTTATGATGCAGTAACCGGAAATCGGATTCTAAGTCAGCTCGGAACAACAGCAGTTAGAATGGCAAAAGTGGCTGCTGAAAATATCTTTGGCAGAAATGTGAAGTTTAAACCAGTCTTCAATACTGCAATAACCGAACTTTTTGATTTAGAGATTGGTACATTTGGAATAACGCAGGAAAGAGCAAAAAAAGAGGGAATTGATGTAGTTATTGGCAAATTTAAAGGATCCACCAAACCAGAGTACTATCCTGGAGGAAAGCCTATCACAGTGAAACTCATGTTTAGAAAGAAGGATAAAAAACTAATAGGAGCCCAGATAGTAGGTGGAGAAAGAGTTTGGGGCAGAATCATGGCGCTAAGCCTTGTAGCTCAAAAAGGAGCAAGTGTTGAAGATGTAGCATATAGCGAAACTGCTTATGCCCCACCAATAAGCCCCACTATTGATCCCATAACAATCGCAGCTGAGATAGCATTGAGAAAATTCAAGTGA
- a CDS encoding TMEM165/GDT1 family protein, with translation MKEILYVFIAIFLAELGDKTQLATMAFASKYGWMKAFLGAILGLAFVNLIGAFVGDKIGDALPLEVIHKGAGLLFILFGILMIFGKL, from the coding sequence ATGAAAGAAATTCTCTATGTTTTCATTGCGATATTTCTCGCTGAATTAGGTGATAAGACACAGCTTGCTACTATGGCATTTGCTTCCAAATATGGATGGATGAAAGCATTTCTTGGAGCCATATTGGGGCTAGCTTTTGTGAATCTTATAGGTGCCTTTGTTGGAGACAAAATTGGAGATGCCTTGCCATTAGAGGTTATTCATAAGGGAGCAGGATTGCTTTTTATCCTTTTTGGGATTTTAATGATCTTTGGAAAGTTGTGA
- a CDS encoding pyridoxal phosphate-dependent aminotransferase encodes MTLKRLSKIEDDYAKDLPKGNYLDCALGHNPFGCSPRVLEGITRVNPQDIYLYPSGEERLKESIAEYWGNLSKEEIFLGAGSMGCLQMINKLLTKGSVVLGYAPQFLPYINDAIANGAVYEYVPLKEEDEFSIDVNEIINNITKKTTFIYVDNPHNPTGQVLSLKDIKDIVEEAEKKGALVIVDEAFGDFMPKKNSAISLENENIIVTRSFSKGFGLAGLRIGYCIARGEIRRTLTKIHLPFSTTMLSIKAAVLALEDKDFLKTVIEGVKSNKARLIKFLKKEFCIAKTHKATPIFLCGRESDTYSYFLERGIVTVPGGEFINLDNSYIRIRVPSDVEEFLKRVTST; translated from the coding sequence ATGACACTAAAAAGGCTTTCCAAAATAGAAGATGATTATGCAAAAGACCTGCCAAAGGGCAACTATTTGGATTGTGCATTAGGCCATAACCCATTCGGATGTTCTCCTAGAGTATTAGAAGGAATCACAAGAGTAAACCCTCAAGACATCTATCTTTATCCTTCCGGAGAAGAAAGGCTCAAGGAATCTATCGCAGAATACTGGGGAAACCTAAGTAAAGAGGAAATCTTTCTTGGAGCCGGGTCAATGGGATGCTTACAAATGATCAACAAGCTATTAACCAAAGGGTCCGTGGTTTTAGGCTACGCTCCGCAATTCTTACCCTACATTAACGATGCAATAGCAAATGGTGCAGTTTATGAATACGTCCCTCTTAAGGAAGAAGATGAATTTAGTATCGATGTTAATGAGATAATAAATAACATAACTAAGAAAACAACCTTCATTTATGTTGACAATCCCCATAACCCCACAGGACAGGTTTTATCTTTAAAAGATATCAAAGATATTGTAGAAGAAGCAGAGAAAAAAGGTGCACTTGTAATAGTTGATGAGGCCTTTGGAGACTTTATGCCAAAAAAGAACTCTGCAATAAGCCTTGAAAATGAGAATATTATAGTTACAAGGTCGTTCTCAAAGGGGTTTGGACTTGCTGGTCTAAGAATCGGGTATTGCATAGCCAGAGGAGAGATACGGAGAACTTTAACAAAAATTCACCTCCCATTTTCCACAACTATGCTCTCAATAAAAGCAGCAGTTCTTGCTTTGGAGGATAAGGACTTCTTAAAAACAGTTATAGAGGGGGTGAAAAGTAATAAAGCAAGGCTAATAAAGTTCCTAAAGAAAGAGTTTTGTATAGCAAAAACCCACAAAGCTACCCCTATTTTTCTCTGTGGGAGAGAAAGTGATACATACTCCTACTTTTTAGAAAGAGGCATTGTAACAGTGCCTGGAGGTGAGTTCATCAACTTAGACAATTCTTACATCCGAATAAGAGTGCCAAGCGATGTTGAAGAGTTTTTAAAAAGAGTTACTTCAACTTAA